One segment of Malassezia restricta chromosome V, complete sequence DNA contains the following:
- a CDS encoding tRNA pseudouridine38-40 synthase, translating to MTDAAAAVGEKRAAAPDADVRDTKVARTDDKDEEESTAPAARLAKRKVAIFFGYCGTDYSGLQVNPGVKTIEGDIFDAFCRAGAVSKENAVNPNKVGLQRAARTDRGVHAAGNLLTLKVILEPPQLPAGKTLTSYVNSLLPDQIRIWGMRRVQSAFNARTSCDSRLYEYLLPTYVFLPPKPFSAMWRMLRRLNTGQEEAPRQEDGTPVAPWDDADVRESRLLNHAFWRSHGTGGDFATDMRAKRQWRMDRETLERVRRVFAEYTGSHNFHNYTVGKEFRDRSAHRVMKKLTISDPCLIDGTEWVSVQFHGQSFMLHQIRKMIGLLVLIGRTNAPTSLVAQTYGPARIHVPKAPGLGLLLVEPFFGGYNTKVSNNNERIERTIAMRTAAGKPLPPDAESGKREHVDYAMYAHEMDAFKKERIYQQIYRTEEETSEFAKWLNYLDVFVGPDFEFLNPSGTIPQCAILKVGEQRRAPGGQPKAHESDEEGAADDDA from the coding sequence ATgacggacgcggcggcggcggtgggcGAAAAgcgcgcagcggcacctgacgccgacgtgcgcgatACGAAGGTGGCACGTACGGATGAcaaggacgaggaagagtctacggcgccggccgcgcgcctcgcgaagCGCAAGGTCGCCATCTTTTTCGGGTACTGCGGCACGGACTACTCAGGGCTGCAGGTCAATCCGGGCGTCAAGACCATCGAGGGCGATATCTTTGATGCCTTTTGTCGCGCTGGTGCCGTGTCGAAGGAAAATGCCGTCAACCCCAACAAGGtcggcctgcagcgcgcagcacgcacggatcgcggcgtgcatgccgcTGGCAATCTGCTCACACTCAAGGTGATTCTCGAGCCCCCTCAGCTGCCTGCAGGGAAGACACTCACTTCCTACGTCAATTCGCTCTTGCCGGACCAGATCCGCATCTGGGGCATGCGTCGTGTGCAGAGCGCGTTCAATGCACGCACCAGCTGCGACTCGCGGCTGTATGAATACCTGTTGCCGACGTACGTCTTTTTGCCACCCAAGCCGTTTAGTGCGATGTGGCGAATGCTACGGCGCCTGAATACGGGCCAAgaggaggcgccgcgccaggAGGACGGCACGCCCGTCGCGCCGTGggacgacgccgacgtgcgcgagaGTCGTCTTTTGAACCATGCCTTTTGGCGCTCGCATGGGACAGGAGGCGACTTTGCGACGGACATGCGCGCGAAGCGCCAGTGGCGCATGGACCGTGAGACACTcgagcgtgtgcgtcgcgtcTTTGCCGAGTACACAGGGTCCCACAACTTTCACAACTACACGGTCGGCAAAGAGTTCCGCGATCGAAGTGCGCATCGCGTGATGAAGAAGCTCACGATCTCGGATCCGTGCCTGATCGATGGCACGGAATGGGTATCGGTGCAGTTCCACGGCCAGTCGTTCATGCTGCATCAGATCCGCAAGATGATCGGCCTGCTTGTCCTGATCGGGCGCACCAACGCACCCACGTCCCTGGTCGCGCAGACGTATGGACCTGCCCGCATCCACGTCCCCAAAGCGCCGGGGCTCGgcctgctgctggtggaGCCCTTTTTTGGCGGCTACAATACCAAGGTATCGAACAACAACGAGCGTATCGAGCGCACGATTGCCATGCGAACGGCCGCGGGCAAGCCACTGCCTCCGGACGCGGAGAGCGGCAAGCGCGAGCACGTGGACTATGCGATGTATGCCCACGAGATGGATGCCTTTAAAAAGGAGCGCATCTACCAGCAAATTTACCGCACAGAGGAAGAGACGTCCGAGTTTGCCAAGTGGCTCAACTACCTCGATGTGTTTGTCGGCCCGGACTTTGAGTTCCTCAATCCCAGTGGCACCATTCCGCAGTGTGCAATCCTCAAGGTCGGAGAGcagcgccgagcgccgGGCGGACAGCCCAAGGCCCACGAAAGCGACGAGGAGGGCGCggccgatgacgacgccTAA